In the Candidatus Poribacteria bacterium genome, TACGAGCCTTCTGCCGATGTGATTCCCATGTCGCATGAATCATTTCAAGGCAGTCTCGACCATCCCTACCACTCGCGAATGGATCCCGGTCATCTTCAATGGCGGCGACGAGATCGCGTAGCATGAGACGTTGCAATAGCAACCGTATTGATCCCTTGTCTCGTGGGTTCCCTTGTTCGTCAAGGTCTTCGGCTGATAGATGTACCGGTTCCCACGCTTCTGCTGGGGTTTGGTGTTGCCCTTTGTGGATAAACATCGTTGTGCCGACGCTCTCTCGGATGGCAATTCTGCCTTCGGTACCGATAATGTCGATGCCGTAGGCATCATCGTTGGTTTCGGGTTGCGCGAGGAACTGCACATCGGCATGGATACCGTTCTTGAATCGGAAAGCGGCGTGTCCTCGCTCTCCGAGTACAAGCCCTGCATCCCTGTCAAAGGAGTGAACCTCTTGGGTATGTTTGATGTCATCAACGGTTGACTCACGTCCATCCATCTGGACGAGGTGTGCGTGTGTCCATTCAACATCACCGGCGAAGAGCCGCAGCCAATCGTAGAGGTGTGTACCCATCTCCATCAAGGAATTTCCAACCTTGCGGCCACCTTTATCGGTTGCCTTCATCAGCACGACATCACCGATCTCGCCTTTCTCGATCAGTGAAAGGACGTGCCGATTGTATGGGCTGGCGCGTTTGATGTGGTTAATGGCAAACTTGACCTCGTGTCGGTCGCAGGTGTCAACCATTTCGTCGGCTTCAATAAGATTGAGGGCAGTCGGCTTTTCACAGAAGACATGGATACCGCGCTGTGCCGCGGCGATTGTTGGTGCGTGGTGCATCGGTGCCTGCGTCGGAACGATAACGATATCGGGTTGTTCTTCGTCAAGCATTTTTTCATAGTCGTCATAGATGGCTTTAACGCTGAATCGTTCGCTCCATGCTTTTGCGCGTTCTGGATTGATTTCTGCACCAGCGACGAGTTCACAGTTTGTCTCTAACTTCACTGCCTCGGCATGAGCACCCCCCATGCCTCCTAAGCCGATAATTGCGATACGGTAG is a window encoding:
- a CDS encoding Gfo/Idh/MocA family oxidoreductase, whose protein sequence is MNNYRIAIIGLGGMGGAHAEAVKLETNCELVAGAEINPERAKAWSERFSVKAIYDDYEKMLDEEQPDIVIVPTQAPMHHAPTIAAAQRGIHVFCEKPTALNLIEADEMVDTCDRHEVKFAINHIKRASPYNRHVLSLIEKGEIGDVVLMKATDKGGRKVGNSLMEMGTHLYDWLRLFAGDVEWTHAHLVQMDGRESTVDDIKHTQEVHSFDRDAGLVLGERGHAAFRFKNGIHADVQFLAQPETNDDAYGIDIIGTEGRIAIRESVGTTMFIHKGQHQTPAEAWEPVHLSAEDLDEQGNPRDKGSIRLLLQRLMLRDLVAAIEDDRDPFASGRDGRDCLEMIHATWESHRQKARIYMPLTPREHPLERWQTEARA